A section of the Chitinivibrionales bacterium genome encodes:
- a CDS encoding BNR-4 repeat-containing protein translates to MSLFKVVGLYAGALTLLAFVSPSHAQAIPKPGEQFAAMSNDAMWTWYGEPKAVYFEGTHRRTYMAWNKSTGDKQVGYYDHDTKETLSVIMPHMPYGGDDHDHPSIIMRPDGRLILFCTGHDGNEVTEYIMKNPEDLTSGWNGPYYPGGNGGYCYPNAVFLKNEGTQGRFYIFYRDNTQYAGETDNYCPAFCTSDDWGVTWSAKKRLYLYVGSAYKPYLKYATDGLSEIYISIEYQNREGDGKGRPDYFVKYSNGTFYADDNHVLATMATLPILNTQLDTVFYAYAYGAGFSGTACDIAIDANNNPVILYCSFLDTSVYEYWYVRWTGTSWYKRPLVNSGAYRGAQSGFFAGLTFDHDDARNIYLCRQLLKPSGTPFNLMDTSVANYKTIKASDWTTVDAVHELERWTTNDGGITWDSLAITRGSANKNMLPCVPRNHKPNMKVDCMWLNGVYTSMSPDGYNCAVRIFPYKDGESLPTTAVQPAARSTIAPHGMVCNGAGVTFYLTDPAKASCKVYSLNGKLMANLTPLVRAMNRGYATIPFAAMRAVSGAYIIDLDNGQTRTEGSVFVPK, encoded by the coding sequence ATGTCACTTTTCAAGGTTGTTGGTTTGTATGCGGGCGCACTCACGCTGCTGGCGTTCGTTTCGCCTTCCCATGCCCAGGCCATCCCCAAGCCCGGCGAGCAATTTGCGGCCATGTCAAACGATGCCATGTGGACCTGGTACGGCGAGCCCAAGGCGGTTTACTTTGAGGGAACGCACCGCCGCACCTACATGGCCTGGAACAAAAGCACCGGCGACAAGCAGGTAGGCTATTACGACCACGACACGAAGGAGACGCTCTCGGTGATCATGCCGCACATGCCCTACGGCGGCGACGACCACGACCATCCCTCCATCATCATGCGGCCGGACGGCAGGCTTATTCTCTTTTGTACAGGACATGACGGCAATGAGGTAACGGAATATATCATGAAGAATCCCGAAGACCTCACTTCCGGCTGGAATGGTCCCTATTACCCGGGCGGCAACGGCGGCTACTGCTATCCGAACGCGGTATTCCTCAAGAACGAAGGAACCCAGGGCCGGTTTTACATTTTCTACCGTGACAATACGCAATACGCCGGGGAAACGGACAATTACTGTCCCGCCTTCTGCACCAGCGACGACTGGGGGGTAACGTGGAGCGCAAAAAAACGGTTGTACTTGTATGTGGGCAGCGCATACAAGCCCTATCTCAAATATGCGACCGATGGGCTTTCCGAAATATATATATCCATTGAATACCAGAACCGAGAGGGAGACGGAAAAGGTCGTCCCGATTATTTCGTGAAATACAGCAACGGGACATTTTACGCGGATGACAACCACGTGCTTGCTACAATGGCCACCCTGCCCATTCTCAACACACAACTCGACACAGTTTTCTATGCATACGCGTATGGAGCCGGATTCAGCGGCACCGCCTGCGACATAGCAATCGACGCGAACAACAATCCCGTGATCCTTTACTGTTCCTTCCTCGACACGTCGGTTTATGAGTACTGGTACGTCCGCTGGACCGGAACATCATGGTACAAGCGTCCGCTTGTCAACAGCGGGGCGTATCGCGGCGCCCAGAGCGGGTTCTTTGCCGGCCTCACCTTTGATCACGACGACGCGCGCAACATTTACCTGTGCCGGCAGTTGTTGAAACCCTCCGGCACGCCGTTCAATCTCATGGACACCTCCGTTGCCAATTACAAGACCATCAAGGCGTCCGACTGGACAACGGTGGACGCGGTGCACGAACTCGAACGGTGGACCACCAATGACGGCGGCATCACGTGGGACAGCCTCGCCATCACCCGCGGTTCGGCAAACAAGAACATGCTGCCCTGCGTTCCGCGCAACCACAAACCCAACATGAAGGTGGACTGCATGTGGCTCAACGGCGTTTACACGAGCATGAGCCCGGACGGTTATAACTGCGCCGTGCGTATATTCCCGTACAAGGACGGCGAATCGCTCCCGACCACTGCCGTGCAGCCTGCCGCCCGGTCAACAATTGCGCCGCACGGAATGGTGTGCAACGGCGCGGGCGTGACCTTCTACCTGACAGATCCGGCAAAGGCGTCGTGCAAGGTGTATTCGCTGAATGGCAAACTTATGGCTAACCTTACTCCATTGGTTCGCGCCATGAATCGCGGCTATGCGACCATACCGTTTGCCGCGATGCGCGCCGTCTCGGGCGCCTATATTATTGATCTTGACAATGGGCAAACCAGGACCGAAGGGAGCGTGTTCGTTCCGAAATAG
- a CDS encoding BNR-4 repeat-containing protein, with protein sequence MKVRNKFLILASACAAVFIAYVNSPAQAIPKPGEQFGAISMDGMWTWYGEPKAVYYEGTHKRTYMSWNTSTGAKGVGWYDHETGDTFTTFTPKMPYNGSDHNHPAIIFRPDGRMLIFCTGHDGGEVTEYITKNPEDITSWDGPYYPGGNGGYCYCNAVFLKNEGTQGRFYIFYRDNTQYAGETDNYCPAFCTSDDWGVTWSAKKRLYLYVGSAYKPYLKYASDGLSTIHICIEYQNREGDGKSRPVYYMKYNNGTFYNADNSVITTIDKLPVINTQLDTIFYSYTYGAGFSNTCCDIAYDATNNPVILFCSFQSTTLYEYWYERWTGSSWFKRPLINSGAYRGAQSGFFAGLTFDHENPDNIYLCRQLLRPAGTAFNLMDTSVANYKTLSAAAWVTVDTVHELDRWTTGDGGVTWDSIAITRGSLNKNMLPCVPRNHKPNMKIDCMWLNGVYTAMDPSGYNCAVRVFPWKNGEALPTTAAEPVPTRPQRAEGALCSRTGLSFVLVRPERAACVLYSPGGRMIADLTPLVRGMTPGRARLSFNSLRAASGSCILMLDNGQERIEKSIFILR encoded by the coding sequence ATGAAGGTACGTAATAAATTCCTGATTCTCGCGTCAGCATGCGCCGCCGTGTTTATCGCATATGTCAACTCCCCCGCGCAGGCGATCCCCAAGCCCGGGGAACAATTCGGCGCCATTTCCATGGACGGCATGTGGACCTGGTACGGCGAACCGAAGGCGGTGTACTACGAGGGAACGCACAAACGCACCTACATGAGTTGGAACACAAGCACCGGCGCCAAGGGCGTGGGCTGGTACGACCACGAGACGGGCGATACGTTCACGACCTTCACCCCGAAGATGCCCTATAACGGCAGCGACCACAACCATCCGGCCATCATCTTCCGGCCGGACGGCAGGATGCTCATCTTCTGCACCGGCCACGACGGCGGAGAGGTGACCGAATACATTACCAAAAACCCGGAAGACATCACTTCATGGGACGGCCCCTATTATCCGGGCGGAAACGGCGGGTACTGCTATTGCAACGCGGTGTTTCTCAAGAACGAAGGGACACAGGGGCGTTTCTACATTTTCTACCGTGACAACACTCAATATGCCGGAGAAACTGACAATTACTGCCCGGCATTCTGCACCAGCGACGACTGGGGAGTAACGTGGAGTGCAAAGAAGCGGTTGTACCTGTACGTCGGCAGCGCATACAAGCCGTATCTCAAGTACGCGTCTGACGGGCTTTCGACGATCCATATCTGCATAGAATATCAGAACCGTGAAGGCGACGGTAAGTCGCGGCCGGTTTATTACATGAAATACAACAACGGGACCTTCTACAACGCCGACAATTCGGTCATCACCACCATCGACAAACTGCCGGTGATCAACACGCAGCTCGACACCATTTTCTACTCGTACACCTACGGCGCCGGTTTCAGCAACACCTGCTGCGACATCGCCTACGACGCTACGAACAATCCGGTGATTTTGTTCTGCTCGTTCCAGAGCACCACCCTGTACGAATACTGGTATGAGCGCTGGACCGGCTCCTCCTGGTTCAAGCGGCCGCTCATCAACAGCGGCGCGTACCGGGGCGCGCAGAGCGGCTTTTTTGCCGGCCTCACCTTCGACCACGAGAACCCGGATAATATTTACCTGTGCAGGCAGCTGCTCAGGCCGGCCGGCACGGCCTTCAATCTCATGGACACCTCGGTCGCCAATTACAAAACCCTTTCGGCCGCGGCCTGGGTGACCGTCGACACGGTGCACGAGCTTGACAGATGGACAACCGGCGACGGCGGCGTCACCTGGGACAGCATCGCCATCACCCGGGGTTCGCTCAATAAGAACATGCTGCCGTGCGTGCCGCGCAACCACAAGCCCAACATGAAGATCGACTGCATGTGGCTCAACGGCGTATACACCGCCATGGATCCGAGCGGTTACAACTGCGCCGTAAGAGTATTTCCCTGGAAGAACGGCGAAGCGCTGCCGACGACCGCGGCGGAGCCCGTTCCAACCAGACCGCAGCGTGCCGAAGGTGCGCTATGTTCGCGGACGGGCCTGTCGTTTGTTCTCGTGCGTCCGGAGCGTGCGGCCTGCGTTCTCTACTCTCCCGGCGGCAGGATGATCGCCGATCTCACGCCGCTGGTTCGCGGCATGACGCCGGGCAGGGCGCGCCTCTCCTTCAATTCCCTGCGTGCGGCGTCCGGATCATGTATTTTAATGCTTGACAACGGGCAAGAACGAATCGAAAAAAGCATCTTTATTCTACGGTAA